The Desulfuromonas versatilis genome has a segment encoding these proteins:
- a CDS encoding c-type cytochrome: MLAMVFWVSAGASVGAADALRGEALFVGTASFANGGAPCLGCHGIAGAGLGKAAGANYGPDLTALFEDFGEEGVMAVLEDLSFPSMEAIYAARPLTEQERDDLSAFFAEVSGQQAAGIGGRLTLDVAIASLAFFALVAMLGWRRLKGVRQPLVERTRKGKVK, encoded by the coding sequence ATGTTGGCCATGGTTTTCTGGGTGTCGGCAGGGGCGAGTGTTGGTGCTGCGGACGCTTTGCGGGGCGAAGCGCTGTTTGTCGGGACCGCGTCCTTCGCCAACGGCGGCGCGCCGTGCCTGGGGTGCCACGGCATCGCCGGAGCGGGCCTCGGCAAGGCCGCCGGGGCCAACTACGGGCCGGATCTCACCGCGCTGTTCGAGGACTTCGGCGAGGAAGGGGTGATGGCCGTCCTTGAGGACCTGTCCTTCCCGAGCATGGAGGCGATCTACGCGGCGCGCCCGCTTACCGAACAGGAGCGGGACGACCTGAGCGCCTTTTTCGCGGAAGTCTCCGGGCAGCAGGCCGCCGGCATCGGCGGACGGCTGACCCTCGACGTGGCGATCGCCTCGCTGGCGTTCTTCGCTCTGGTGGCGATGCTGGGTTGGCGCAGGTTGAAGGGTGTCCGGCAGCCCCTGGTGGAGCGGACCCGCAAAGGAAAGGTGAAATAA
- a CDS encoding MOSC domain-containing protein produces MEKGTIIAVCTSPGKGERKKDVGQGTLVENFGLEGDGHGGDWHRQVSLLATESIDKMRAAGLDVGPGDFAENLTTRGINLCGLKVGTRVRVGSSALLEISQIGKICHERCAIYYQAGDCVMPKEGIFAKVLKGGPVAHGDSLEVVEVPACAEPGK; encoded by the coding sequence ATGGAAAAAGGAACGATCATCGCTGTTTGCACCAGCCCCGGCAAAGGGGAGCGGAAAAAAGACGTCGGCCAGGGGACCCTGGTGGAGAATTTCGGTCTCGAAGGAGACGGCCACGGCGGCGACTGGCACCGCCAGGTCAGCCTGCTGGCCACCGAGAGCATCGACAAGATGCGTGCCGCCGGTCTCGATGTCGGCCCCGGCGACTTCGCCGAGAACCTGACCACCCGGGGCATCAACCTCTGCGGGCTCAAGGTGGGCACCCGCGTCAGGGTGGGCAGCTCGGCCCTGCTGGAGATCAGCCAGATCGGCAAGATCTGCCACGAGCGCTGTGCCATCTACTACCAGGCGGGCGACTGCGTCATGCCCAAGGAGGGGATTTTCGCCAAGGTCCTCAAGGGCGGGCCGGTCGCCCACGGCGACAGCCTCGAGGTGGTCGAGGTTCCGGCCTGCGCGGAGCCGGGTAAATGA
- the fusA gene encoding elongation factor G, which translates to MGKYDTSKLRNFGIVAHGGAGKTSLTEAILFNTGMIDRLGRVDDGTSSMDFEPEEIKRNITISSSLNHCIWQDHTLHLVDTPGYGNFLHETRSCLRILGGAVLIVSAISGVKAQTQKIWEWADEFEVPRIAFVNKMDRERADFLKAVDDMEKNLSTRAVVVNFPIGAEENFRGIIDLVHMKARLFKFDEKGTYDEAEIPEEYQAEAQRLRTMLLEAVADADDELMEKYLESEDLSEADILLGLREGTLTGVFTPVLCGSATANIGVRQLLDFIVHCLPSPLDKGIQIGKNPKTEEFEERQPSEEEPFSAMVFKTISDPYTGKLTLFRVYSGTLKSDSSVYNPNKQASERIGQIYEMEGKKQVPIAMAVAGDIVAVAKLKVTTTGDTLCDAAKPIVYESPLPLKPVISFALRAKSKNDEEKVSTGLHRLMEEDPTLLVARDEETHELILSGMGQVHVEVAVEKLKRKYGVEVELKEPKVPYRETIRGRAKVQGKYKKQSGGRGQYGDTWIEMEPLPRGGGFEFVDKIVGGVIPRQYIPAVEKGIVEAMHHGHLGGFPVVDVRVTLFDGSHHSVDSSEMAFKIAGSMGFKKALEQANPILLEPIMNMEVTVPDDCIGDVIGDLNSRRGKVMGVEPKAGSQVIKAQVAMSEVLKYAPELRSMTSDRGLFTMEFSHYEEVPPHMTAKILAERQKEKES; encoded by the coding sequence ATGGGAAAGTACGACACTTCTAAGTTGCGGAATTTCGGAATCGTTGCCCACGGAGGGGCGGGCAAGACCTCCCTGACCGAGGCGATCCTCTTCAATACCGGGATGATCGACCGGTTGGGGCGGGTCGATGACGGAACCTCGAGCATGGACTTCGAGCCCGAGGAGATCAAGCGCAACATCACCATCAGTTCGAGCCTCAACCACTGCATCTGGCAGGACCACACCCTGCACCTGGTCGACACCCCCGGCTACGGCAACTTTCTCCACGAAACCCGCAGCTGCCTGCGCATCCTCGGTGGCGCGGTGCTGATTGTCTCGGCCATCTCCGGGGTCAAGGCGCAGACCCAGAAGATCTGGGAATGGGCCGACGAATTCGAGGTGCCGCGCATCGCCTTCGTCAACAAGATGGACCGGGAGCGCGCCGATTTCCTCAAGGCCGTCGACGACATGGAGAAGAACCTCTCCACCCGCGCGGTGGTGGTCAACTTCCCCATCGGCGCCGAAGAGAACTTCCGCGGCATCATCGACCTGGTGCACATGAAGGCTCGCCTGTTCAAGTTCGACGAGAAGGGCACCTACGATGAAGCGGAGATCCCCGAGGAGTACCAGGCCGAGGCCCAGCGGCTGCGCACCATGCTGCTCGAGGCGGTGGCCGACGCCGACGACGAGCTGATGGAAAAATACCTCGAGAGCGAAGACCTCTCCGAGGCCGACATCCTGCTCGGGCTGCGCGAGGGGACCCTGACCGGCGTGTTCACCCCGGTGCTCTGCGGCAGCGCCACGGCCAACATCGGCGTGCGCCAGCTGCTCGACTTCATCGTCCACTGCCTCCCCTCACCCCTCGACAAGGGGATCCAGATCGGCAAGAACCCCAAGACCGAAGAGTTCGAGGAACGCCAGCCGAGCGAGGAAGAGCCCTTCTCGGCCATGGTGTTCAAGACCATCAGCGATCCCTACACCGGCAAGCTGACCCTGTTCCGGGTCTACTCCGGAACGCTCAAATCCGACTCCTCGGTCTACAACCCCAACAAGCAGGCCAGCGAGCGCATCGGGCAGATCTACGAGATGGAGGGGAAAAAGCAGGTCCCCATCGCCATGGCGGTGGCCGGCGACATCGTCGCGGTGGCCAAGCTCAAGGTGACCACCACCGGGGACACCCTCTGCGACGCCGCCAAGCCCATCGTCTACGAGAGCCCGCTACCGCTCAAGCCGGTCATCTCCTTCGCCCTGCGGGCCAAGAGCAAGAACGACGAGGAGAAGGTCAGCACCGGCCTGCACCGGCTGATGGAGGAAGACCCCACCCTGCTGGTGGCGCGCGACGAGGAGACCCACGAGCTGATCCTTTCGGGGATGGGCCAGGTTCACGTCGAGGTCGCGGTGGAGAAGCTCAAGCGCAAGTACGGCGTCGAGGTCGAGCTCAAGGAGCCCAAGGTCCCCTATCGCGAAACCATCCGCGGCCGGGCCAAGGTGCAGGGCAAGTACAAGAAGCAGTCCGGCGGCCGCGGCCAGTACGGCGACACCTGGATCGAAATGGAGCCGCTGCCGCGCGGCGGCGGGTTCGAGTTCGTCGACAAGATCGTCGGCGGGGTCATCCCCCGCCAGTACATCCCCGCGGTGGAAAAGGGGATCGTCGAGGCCATGCACCACGGCCACCTGGGCGGGTTCCCGGTGGTGGACGTCAGGGTGACCCTGTTCGACGGCTCGCACCACTCGGTGGACTCGTCGGAAATGGCCTTCAAGATCGCCGGTTCCATGGGCTTCAAGAAGGCCCTCGAGCAGGCCAACCCGATTCTGCTCGAGCCGATCATGAACATGGAGGTCACCGTCCCCGACGACTGCATCGGCGACGTCATCGGCGATCTCAACTCCCGTCGCGGCAAGGTCATGGGGGTCGAGCCCAAGGCCGGCAGCCAGGTCATCAAGGCCCAGGTGGCCATGTCCGAGGTGCTCAAGTACGCCCCCGAGCTGCGCTCCATGACCTCGGACCGCGGGCTGTTCACCATGGAATTCTCCCACTACGAGGAGGTCCCGCCGCACATGACGGCGAAGATTCTCGCCGAGCGGCAGAAGGAAAAGGAGTCCTGA
- a CDS encoding type III pantothenate kinase, giving the protein MLLVIDVGNTNTVLGMYDDTRLVRHWRLTTDKSRTVDEYAILIGQLFHLADIRFADIRDVVISCVVPPVLNTFENLCRSYFQKKPYIVGPGIKTGMPILYDNPREVGADRIVNAVAAYEKYRRALIIVDFGTATTFDFISAKGEYLGGAIAPGVAISAEALFERASKLPRVELARPPQIIAKNTVNSMQAGIFFGYVGLVEGIVARMKQESGENPLVVATGGLAPLISSATQVIEEVEPLLTLDGLLIIYGRNKTAVDSSSPR; this is encoded by the coding sequence ATGCTGCTGGTCATCGACGTAGGCAACACCAACACCGTTCTCGGCATGTACGACGATACCCGGCTGGTCCGCCACTGGCGGCTGACCACCGACAAATCGCGGACCGTGGACGAGTACGCCATTCTCATCGGGCAGCTTTTCCATCTGGCGGATATCCGCTTTGCCGATATCCGCGACGTGGTCATCTCCTGCGTGGTGCCGCCGGTGCTGAACACCTTCGAAAACCTCTGTCGCAGCTATTTTCAGAAAAAGCCCTATATCGTCGGCCCGGGCATCAAGACCGGGATGCCGATCCTTTACGACAACCCCCGCGAGGTGGGCGCCGACCGCATCGTCAACGCCGTGGCCGCCTACGAAAAATACCGCCGGGCGCTGATTATCGTTGACTTCGGCACCGCCACCACCTTCGACTTCATCTCCGCCAAGGGGGAGTACCTCGGCGGGGCCATCGCGCCGGGGGTGGCGATCTCCGCCGAGGCCCTGTTCGAGCGGGCCAGCAAGCTGCCCAGGGTGGAACTGGCGCGGCCGCCCCAGATCATCGCCAAGAACACGGTCAACAGCATGCAGGCGGGGATCTTCTTCGGCTACGTCGGGCTGGTCGAGGGGATCGTCGCGCGCATGAAGCAGGAGTCGGGCGAGAACCCCCTGGTGGTCGCTACCGGGGGCCTTGCCCCGCTGATTTCCAGCGCCACCCAGGTCATCGAAGAGGTCGAGCCGCTGCTGACCCTGGACGGGCTGCTGATCATTTACGGGCGCAACAAAACGGCGGTGGATTCCTCATCGCCCAGGTGA
- a CDS encoding EAL domain-containing protein, producing MKPSSSPAAEPHREIRPVGPSHSLRWGALALAAAWTLAVGVGLAWNLSREKKDILALARIQARTFSDKMLVYRHWNARHGGVYVEVSPETAPNPYLAGVLERDLVTPSGRMLTMVNPAYMLREVFALESRFYGLGGRITSLQPINPSNAPDLWEEQALRALARGAAEVSEAVDSDGDGLLRMMRPLLVEPACLKCHGRQGYRVGDLRGGLSMSVSLEPLRAVRRSHVLGASAGAAVLWLCGLVVIRFGARRLGSSLLEGRQAADLAHYLAHYDSLTGLANQAQFHNKVRLALAQVQKSHDLAAVLLVDLDHFKKINHALGHAQGDRLLQQIGRRLAAEVGERGTVARLGGAVFPVLLPCIAHSSEAAHLARSLSSVLSAPFYLREKEVAVTASIGIAIYPSDGEDGPTLLQNAESALHSAKTSGKNGLCFYTRGMNADAMDRILLENDLRRAIERRELHLHYQPQVDARSGRLVGAEALARWNNRRLGAVSPEVFIPLAEETGLIRPLGEWVLFDACRQGRRWQQQGLALPVAVNLSPAQFHQVDLVQVVQSALAETGLDPALLVLEVTESTVMRDVGEALETLKVLREMGIGLAIDDFGTGYSSLASLKTFPIDTLKIDRSFVRDTPQDANSAAIVSAIIAMAHNLSMKVLAEGVESPGQLEFLRDHGCSVVQGLLFGSPLCSSAFFDYLLQGRPCPQDPESR from the coding sequence ATGAAACCAAGCTCTTCGCCTGCCGCGGAACCGCACCGGGAGATCCGCCCGGTGGGCCCCTCCCACTCCCTGCGCTGGGGTGCCCTGGCCCTGGCCGCCGCCTGGACCCTGGCGGTCGGGGTCGGGCTGGCCTGGAACCTCAGCCGGGAAAAAAAGGACATTCTGGCGCTGGCGCGGATCCAGGCCCGTACCTTCAGCGACAAGATGCTGGTTTACCGGCATTGGAACGCCCGCCACGGAGGGGTTTACGTGGAGGTCTCCCCGGAGACCGCGCCCAATCCCTACCTGGCCGGGGTTCTCGAGCGGGACCTGGTCACTCCCTCCGGGCGGATGCTGACCATGGTCAATCCCGCCTATATGCTGCGGGAGGTGTTCGCCCTGGAAAGCCGCTTCTACGGGCTCGGCGGCCGCATCACCAGTCTGCAGCCGATCAACCCGAGCAATGCCCCGGATCTTTGGGAGGAACAGGCGCTGCGCGCCCTCGCCCGGGGGGCCGCCGAGGTCAGCGAGGCGGTGGACAGCGATGGCGACGGCCTGCTGCGCATGATGCGGCCGCTGCTGGTGGAGCCCGCCTGCCTCAAGTGCCATGGCCGCCAGGGGTACCGGGTCGGCGACCTGCGCGGCGGCCTGAGCATGAGCGTCTCCCTGGAGCCGTTGCGGGCGGTGCGCCGCAGCCACGTTCTGGGGGCTTCCGCCGGCGCCGCGGTGCTGTGGCTGTGCGGCCTGGTGGTTATTCGCTTTGGCGCCCGGCGGCTCGGCTCCTCGCTGCTGGAGGGGCGCCAGGCCGCCGATCTCGCCCACTACCTGGCCCACTACGACAGCCTGACCGGGCTCGCCAACCAGGCGCAGTTCCACAACAAGGTGCGCCTCGCCCTGGCCCAGGTGCAGAAGAGCCACGACCTGGCCGCCGTGCTGCTGGTCGACCTCGATCATTTCAAAAAAATCAATCACGCCCTCGGCCATGCCCAGGGTGATCGACTGCTGCAGCAGATCGGGCGCCGGCTGGCCGCCGAGGTCGGCGAGCGCGGCACCGTGGCGCGCCTGGGCGGCGCGGTCTTTCCCGTGCTGCTGCCCTGTATCGCTCATTCCTCCGAGGCGGCGCACCTGGCTCGCAGCCTGTCGAGTGTCCTGAGCGCCCCGTTCTACCTGCGGGAAAAGGAGGTTGCCGTTACGGCCAGCATCGGCATCGCCATCTATCCCAGTGACGGCGAAGATGGGCCGACCCTGCTGCAGAACGCCGAGAGCGCCCTGCATTCCGCCAAGACCTCGGGCAAGAACGGGCTGTGCTTTTACACCCGCGGGATGAACGCCGACGCCATGGACCGTATCCTGCTCGAGAACGACCTGCGCCGGGCCATCGAACGGCGCGAGCTGCACCTGCACTACCAGCCCCAGGTCGATGCCCGCAGCGGGCGGCTGGTCGGTGCCGAGGCGTTGGCGCGCTGGAACAACCGGCGCCTGGGGGCGGTCAGCCCCGAGGTCTTCATCCCCCTGGCCGAGGAGACCGGGCTGATCCGCCCGCTGGGCGAGTGGGTGCTATTCGACGCCTGCCGCCAGGGCCGCCGCTGGCAGCAACAGGGGCTGGCTCTGCCGGTGGCCGTCAACCTCTCACCCGCCCAGTTCCACCAGGTCGATCTGGTGCAGGTGGTCCAATCCGCCCTGGCCGAAACCGGCCTCGACCCGGCCCTGCTGGTGCTCGAAGTGACCGAAAGCACCGTCATGCGCGACGTCGGTGAGGCCCTCGAAACCCTGAAGGTGCTGAGGGAGATGGGCATCGGGCTGGCCATCGACGATTTCGGCACCGGCTACTCTTCGCTCGCTTCGCTGAAAACCTTCCCCATCGACACCCTGAAAATCGATCGTTCCTTCGTCCGGGACACCCCGCAGGATGCCAACAGCGCGGCCATCGTCAGCGCCATCATCGCCATGGCCCATAACCTCAGCATGAAAGTGCTCGCCGAGGGGGTGGAAAGCCCGGGGCAACTCGAGTTTCTCCGGGACCATGGCTGTTCGGTCGTGCAGGGGCTGCTGTTCGGCTCGCCGCTTTGCTCTTCGGCCTTTTTCGACTACCTCCTCCAGGGCCGGCCCTGCCCCCAAGACCCTGAATCCCGCTAG
- a CDS encoding SPOR domain-containing protein, producing MADNQDWQWEEEESKAKGGEGQGDVPAEEIAPAESPDEPARTAARGSATRILLLVLLLTLVGGAGYYYFAGVPLPEEPAADAGRQKQPIVMPMPIPPKEEPASVEQAPAAAEAPLPKGVLKEVIVPQQVAAAGPASPEAQPPGEAQAPAQPAPEQADAGTEAAAPPAQPAAGPAEAKPAKTEPAKAVKPAAGVRYLVQSAVYTDRKKLDAARAALKKFGFEPKVSPVKSTLEMTRLRIGVFSPQQAKNKLRELHAGAAPDAFSIAENDQVKVYAASYYDLDKARGFADQLFQRGVKVAEEAATVEVTLSKLSFGDFTERSRAEQAAEQARSAGIEALVVQKP from the coding sequence ATGGCGGATAACCAGGACTGGCAATGGGAAGAAGAGGAGAGTAAGGCCAAGGGAGGCGAAGGGCAGGGGGATGTTCCCGCCGAGGAAATTGCCCCCGCCGAATCCCCGGACGAGCCGGCCAGGACTGCGGCAAGGGGTTCCGCGACCCGAATCCTGCTCCTGGTGCTGCTGCTGACCCTGGTGGGTGGGGCCGGGTACTATTATTTCGCCGGCGTCCCCCTGCCCGAGGAGCCGGCTGCCGATGCCGGACGCCAGAAACAGCCGATCGTCATGCCGATGCCCATCCCGCCCAAAGAGGAGCCGGCATCCGTGGAGCAAGCGCCGGCGGCGGCTGAGGCACCCTTGCCCAAGGGGGTGCTCAAGGAGGTCATCGTCCCGCAGCAGGTGGCTGCGGCCGGCCCGGCGAGCCCCGAAGCGCAGCCCCCTGGTGAGGCCCAGGCCCCGGCGCAACCGGCGCCGGAGCAGGCGGATGCCGGCACCGAAGCGGCTGCGCCGCCCGCCCAGCCCGCAGCCGGCCCTGCGGAAGCGAAGCCTGCCAAGACGGAGCCTGCCAAGGCGGTCAAACCGGCGGCCGGCGTGCGCTACCTCGTGCAGTCCGCGGTGTACACCGACCGGAAGAAACTGGATGCGGCCCGGGCCGCCCTGAAAAAGTTCGGCTTCGAACCCAAAGTGTCGCCGGTGAAAAGCACCCTGGAAATGACCCGCCTGCGCATCGGGGTGTTCTCCCCGCAGCAGGCCAAAAACAAGCTGCGGGAACTGCATGCCGGTGCGGCCCCCGACGCCTTCTCCATCGCGGAAAACGACCAGGTGAAGGTCTACGCCGCCTCTTACTACGACCTCGACAAGGCGCGGGGTTTTGCCGATCAGCTTTTCCAGCGGGGGGTCAAGGTGGCTGAAGAGGCGGCCACGGTGGAGGTCACCCTGTCCAAGCTGAGTTTCGGGGATTTCACCGAGCGCTCCCGCGCCGAGCAGGCCGCCGAGCAGGCCCGGTCCGCCGGAATCGAAGCCCTGGTCGTGCAGAAACCCTGA
- a CDS encoding MogA/MoaB family molybdenum cofactor biosynthesis protein yields MSGAGRYTIGVLTLSDKGSRGEREDESGRIVREMVAGLGEVTRYQVIPDEEELIVRTLVEWADRDGLDLILTTGGTGLTPRDVTPEATARVIEREVPGMAEAMRMASLQKTPHAMLSRAMAGVRRHSLIINLPGSPKGVRENLEVVLPALEHGLAKLKGDPSECAR; encoded by the coding sequence ATGAGCGGGGCAGGGCGGTACACCATCGGCGTTCTGACCCTCTCGGACAAGGGCTCCCGCGGCGAGCGCGAGGACGAGAGCGGGCGCATCGTGCGGGAAATGGTCGCCGGCCTGGGCGAGGTGACCCGCTACCAGGTCATCCCCGACGAAGAGGAACTGATCGTCCGGACCCTGGTGGAATGGGCCGACCGCGACGGGCTCGACCTGATCCTGACCACCGGCGGCACCGGCCTCACCCCCCGCGACGTCACCCCCGAGGCGACGGCGCGGGTCATCGAGCGCGAGGTCCCCGGCATGGCCGAGGCGATGCGCATGGCCAGCCTGCAGAAAACCCCCCACGCCATGCTCTCTCGAGCCATGGCCGGGGTGCGCCGGCATTCGCTGATCATCAACCTGCCTGGCAGCCCCAAGGGGGTCCGGGAAAACCTCGAGGTGGTCCTGCCGGCCCTGGAGCATGGCCTGGCCAAGCTCAAGGGCGATCCTTCCGAGTGTGCCAGGTAA
- a CDS encoding multiheme c-type cytochrome: MAWGTEGVRISKETKECLGCHESMPGIVSQWEDSAHWNAGVGCFECHKANKGESDAMDHYGYTVSIIVSPKDCGQCHPRESQEMGASHHAEAGNILNSKDGLLGQTVGGEPAVAVGCRQCHGSIVKTKADGTLDANTWPNTGIGRVNPDGSKGACSACHTRHRFSKEQARKPESCGKCHLGPDHPQKEVYEESKHGILYRAFEDKLNMDKPKWVAGQDYYDAPTCSTCHMSATPDQPVTHDVGTRLSWDLRAPISKRTDNSAKKLADMKDVCSSCHGAPFVDGFYMQLDGFVEFYNNKFAIPAQEIRAKLMDEGVISKQDFDDRIDWIYWELWHHEGRRARHGAAMSGPDYAWWHGIYDVAKHFYTELLPEAREACERAGKPQVYEEIIAKYIDGRPEHQWFTKGFDPKQIENIKEYYQDRYKQEVK; this comes from the coding sequence ATGGCCTGGGGGACCGAAGGGGTACGGATATCCAAGGAAACCAAGGAGTGTCTCGGCTGCCACGAGTCGATGCCGGGGATCGTCAGCCAGTGGGAAGACAGCGCCCACTGGAACGCCGGCGTCGGCTGCTTCGAGTGTCACAAGGCCAATAAGGGCGAAAGCGACGCCATGGACCACTACGGGTACACGGTATCGATCATCGTCTCGCCCAAGGACTGCGGCCAGTGCCATCCCCGCGAGTCCCAGGAGATGGGCGCCAGCCACCATGCCGAGGCCGGCAACATCCTCAACTCCAAGGACGGCCTGCTCGGCCAGACCGTCGGCGGCGAGCCGGCCGTCGCGGTGGGCTGCCGCCAGTGCCACGGTTCCATCGTCAAGACCAAGGCCGACGGCACCCTGGATGCCAACACCTGGCCCAACACCGGCATCGGCCGGGTCAACCCCGACGGTTCCAAGGGCGCCTGCTCGGCCTGCCACACCCGCCACCGCTTCAGCAAGGAGCAGGCGCGCAAGCCCGAGTCCTGCGGCAAGTGTCACCTCGGCCCCGACCATCCGCAGAAAGAGGTCTATGAAGAGTCCAAGCACGGCATCCTCTACCGGGCCTTCGAAGACAAGCTGAACATGGACAAGCCCAAGTGGGTGGCCGGCCAGGATTACTACGACGCCCCCACCTGTTCCACCTGCCACATGAGCGCCACCCCCGATCAGCCCGTCACCCATGACGTCGGCACCCGGCTGAGCTGGGACCTGCGCGCCCCGATCTCCAAGCGCACCGACAACTCGGCCAAGAAGTTGGCCGACATGAAGGACGTCTGCTCCTCCTGCCACGGCGCGCCCTTCGTCGACGGGTTCTACATGCAGCTGGACGGCTTCGTCGAGTTCTACAACAACAAGTTCGCCATCCCCGCCCAGGAGATCCGCGCCAAGCTAATGGACGAGGGCGTCATCTCCAAGCAGGACTTCGACGACCGCATCGACTGGATCTACTGGGAGCTCTGGCACCACGAAGGGCGCCGGGCGCGCCACGGCGCAGCCATGTCCGGCCCCGACTACGCCTGGTGGCACGGCATCTATGACGTCGCCAAGCACTTCTACACCGAACTGCTCCCCGAGGCCCGCGAGGCCTGCGAGCGGGCCGGCAAGCCCCAGGTCTACGAGGAGATCATCGCCAAGTACATCGACGGGCGCCCCGAACACCAATGGTTCACCAAGGGCTTCGATCCGAAGCAGATCGAGAACATCAAGGAGTATTACCAGGATCGTTACAAGCAGGAAGTGAAATAA
- a CDS encoding TIGR02266 family protein, which produces MAKEKILLADDVELFLELEKTFFRREGFDLLVARTGKAAYDLTVAERPDLVMMDLYMPEMDGDEACRRLKENPQTAAIPVIMVTQGGRESDFEKCRRAGCDDILLKPINRHHLVATARKHLKIVDRGAPRVSARLKVYFGQDPPQLLSNYSVNLSTGGLFLETAEPLDSETLISLEFLLPDREAPVRCQARVAWANHLVRPKKPLLPQGVGLQFIDLKLQDLDAIREFIKGECLAPHW; this is translated from the coding sequence GTGGCAAAGGAAAAGATACTGCTGGCCGATGACGTGGAGCTCTTTCTGGAGCTGGAGAAGACCTTTTTTCGCCGCGAAGGGTTCGACCTGCTGGTGGCCCGCACCGGCAAGGCCGCCTACGATCTGACCGTGGCCGAGCGCCCCGACCTGGTGATGATGGACCTCTACATGCCCGAGATGGATGGCGACGAGGCCTGCCGCCGGCTCAAGGAGAATCCCCAGACCGCCGCCATCCCGGTGATCATGGTGACTCAAGGGGGCCGGGAGAGCGATTTCGAAAAATGCCGGCGGGCCGGATGCGACGACATTCTGCTCAAGCCGATCAACCGTCACCACCTGGTCGCCACCGCCCGCAAGCACCTGAAAATCGTCGATCGCGGAGCACCGCGCGTTTCGGCCCGCCTCAAGGTGTACTTCGGGCAGGACCCGCCGCAGCTGCTCAGCAACTATTCGGTCAACCTGAGCACCGGCGGGCTGTTCCTCGAAACCGCAGAACCCCTGGATTCGGAGACGCTGATCAGCCTCGAGTTCCTGCTGCCCGACCGGGAGGCGCCGGTTCGCTGCCAGGCCCGGGTGGCCTGGGCCAACCACCTGGTTCGGCCGAAAAAACCCCTGCTCCCCCAGGGCGTCGGCCTGCAGTTCATCGATCTGAAGCTGCAGGACCTGGACGCGATCCGAGAGTTCATCAAGGGCGAGTGCCTGGCCCCCCACTGGTAA